From Phoenix dactylifera cultivar Barhee BC4 unplaced genomic scaffold, palm_55x_up_171113_PBpolish2nd_filt_p 000728F, whole genome shotgun sequence, one genomic window encodes:
- the LOC120107021 gene encoding uncharacterized protein LOC120107021, whose protein sequence is MEKMFQALQFPKETKVRLAIPQLKGSAEFWWTTMEPAYPTSRITWRDFTRLFYAEYFPDSVSQMKQDEFLTLTQSEHMSVLQYASKFNELGRFCPQFMENERSKASRFERGLRYRIRSRISSHLFTCYRDVLDRALKVEADLMRPDLERSDLMKARPAGGQSSRPKGIKGSMIKKRQNRGCPSCGKHHSGPCLKKIGACFTCGQLGHMARDCPTRAPRPPATEGQKPRNTPRVFALTRQDASASDQVVTVSFSKQLHCTSEKIEPLHVATPLQETVIVDTKYKNCIIQLGGKELEANLLQLDMHDFDIILGMDWMSQYHAHLIVTIRKWYSGCQGNQNSSFRITIRPLNVSRHCISFLPCEPLEHSERGARLT, encoded by the exons ATGGAGAAGATGTTCCAAGCACTCCAGTTCCCCAAAGAAACGAAGGTCCGATTAGCCATTCCCCAGCTGAAGGGGAGCGCCGAGTTTTGGTGGACGACCATGGAGCCCGCATACCCCACTAGCAGGATAACTTGGAGGGACTTCACGAGGCTGTTCTATGCAGAGTATTTCCCGGACTCGGTGAGCCAGATGAAACAAGATGAATTTTTGACACTGACGCAGTCCGAGCATATGTCTGTCCTACAGTATGCCAGCAAATTCAACGAACTGGGCCGGTTctgcccccagttcatggaAAATGAAAGGAGTAAGGCAAGCCGGTTTGAGCGGGGGCTGAGGTACAGGATCAGATCTCGGATATCTTCTCACCTATTCACCTGCTACAGAGACGTGCTGGACCGGGCCTTGAAGGTTGAGGCCGACTTGATGAGGCCTGACTTAGAAAGAAGTGATCTGATGAAGGCCAGGCCAGCAGGAGGACAGAGCAGTAGGCCCAAGGGCATCAAGGGGTCTATGATTAAGAAGAGACAGAACCGAGGTTGCCCTAGCTGCGGCAAGCATCATAGTGGGCCCTGTCTGAAGAAAATTGGGGCCTGTTTTACATGCGGGCAGCTCGGACATATGGCACGTGACTGCCCAACGAGGGCACCCAGACCTCCTGCAACCGAGGGCCAGAAGCCAAGGAACACCCCCCGAGTATTCGCACTGACCCGCCAGGACGCCAGTGCGAGCGACcaagtggtgacag TTAGTTTTTCCAAACAGTTACACTGCACATCTGAGAAAATAGAACCATTGCATGTTGCCACACCCCTTCAAGAGACAGTGATAGTTGACACTAAATACAAGAACTGCATAATTCAGTTGGGAGGAAAAGAATTAGAAGCAAATCTTCTACAGCTGGACATGCATGATTTTGACATCATTTTGGGGATGGACTGGATGTCCCAGTATCATGCCCACTTGATTGTTACCATAAGAAAGTGGTATTCTGGATGCCAGGGGAACCAGAATTCTTCTTTCAGAATAACAATACGCCCCCTCAATGTAAGCCGACACTGCATTTCATTTCTTCCTTGCGAGCCATTAGAGCACTCAGAAAGGGGTGCACGGCTTACCTGA
- the LOC120104015 gene encoding glutamate receptor 2.9-like, whose protein sequence is MERPTHLLLSASSFLVIFSSFMSDRAGVVLAQNATISVDVGVILDLGSMEGKRCRTSISMAIDDFYAAHRNYRTRIILHTRDSNQDDVGAASAAVDLLKNVQVQAIIGPQTSSQAEFVADLGSKTQIPILSFSATSPSLSSARTPYFVRATFNDSSQAGAIAAIVEHFGWRELVPIYKDSDYGAGIIPSLTDALQDVEARVPYRSVISPSASDDQLDKELYKLMTMQTRVFVVHMTRSLGSRLFQRAEQLGMMTDDYAWITTDGITDLLDLLDPTVIDSMQGVIGVRPYVPRSKEIINFTARFKARFRRENPTVEPTDPTVFQLWAYDAAWALAMAVEKVGAPSPVFQQRPSQIGNYSDLGKLGESQTGPKLLQAISKTRFHGLAGEFRLSDGQLQSSAFEIVNVNGKAGREIGFWNPVSRISRSPVSSKDRTGLKPVIWPGDSTMVPKGWQIPTNGKKLQIGVPVKQGFNEFVNVSRNPSTNEVTVTGYCIDVFEAVMQALPYALPYEYVPYDNVESYDNFVYQVYDKKFDAVVGDVTIIFNRSLYVDFTLPYTESGVSMIVPVKEDKSKNIWIFLKPLTTDLWLGSLSFFFFTGCVVWVIEHRINKQFRGTPSQQLGLIFYFAFSTLVFAHREKLESNLSRFAVIIWVFVVLILTSSYTASLTSMLTVQQLQPTVTDVNELLKNGEYIGYQDGSFVLGMLKRMNFGENKLRTYTAVDQYAQALRNGSAHGGVAAIFDEIPYLKLFLSEHGADYTMVGPTYKTDGFGFVFPRDSPLVPDVSRAVLSVTEGDIMTGIEKKWFGDQSASPSQSDSVSSASLNFQSFGGLFLITGVVSLLALLVFFAMFLYKNWKGATTSESSLWRKIVALAKYYDSKDLTSPTFKKKDEVIPNNGELNQNGHAQGAVILPYFDGSQSPMSISNHSDINFASPDEGMSSMDPGSPRIRFPRAEAFEELSEIRVERAV, encoded by the exons CGGTGGACCTGCTGAAGAACGTCCAAGTCCAAGCGATCATCGGCCCCCAGACCTCATCGCAGGCAGAATTCGTCGCCGACCTCGGCAGCAAGACGCAGATCcccatcctctccttctccGCCACCAGCCCATCCCTCTCCTCCGCCCGGACCCCTTATTTCGTGCGCGCCACCTTCAACGACTCCTCCCAGGCGGGCGCCATTGCCGCCATCGTCGAACACTTCGGATGGCGGGAGTTGGTCCCCATCTACAAGGACTCCGACTACGGCGCCGGCATCATCCCCTCCCTCACCGACGCCCTCCAAGACGTCGAGGCCCGCGTCCCCTACCGCAGCGTCATCTCCCCCTCCGCCTCCGACGACCAGCTCGACAAAGAGCTCTACAAGCTCATGACCATGCAGACCCGCGTCTTCGTGGTCCACATGACGCGGAGCCTCGGCTCTCGACTCTTCCAACGGGCCGAGCAACTCGGCATGATGACCGATGACTACGCCTGGATCACCACCGACGGGATCACCGATCTCCTGGATCTGCTTGACCCGACGGTCATCGATTCGATGCAGGGCGTGATCGGGGTGCGGCCGTACGTTCCCAGATCGAAGGAGATCATCAATTTCACGGCCAGATTTAAGGCGAGATTCCGTCGAGAGAATCCCACCGTCGAACCGACGGACCCGACCGTGTTCCAGTTGTGGGCCTACGACGCCGCTTGGGCGCTGGCGATGGCGGTGGAGAAAGTGGGCGCCCCGAGTCCTGTATTCCAGCAGAGGCCATCGCAAATTGGGAATTATTCCGACCTGGGCAAGCTCGGCGAGTCCCAGACCGGGCCGAAACTTTTACAGGCCATCTCCAAGACCCGATTCCACGGCCTAGCCGGCGAATTCCGGCTAAGCGACGGGCAATTGCAGTCGTCCGCGTTCGAAATTGTGAATGTGAACGGGAAAGCGGGGAGGGAGATCGGATTCTGGAATCCGGTGTCCAGGATATCCCGGTCACCGGTAAGTTCGAAGGATCGGACGGGGTTAAAGCCCGTCATCTGGCCGGGGGACTCGACGATGGTGCCCAAAGGGTGGCAGATTCCGACGAACGGAAAGAAGCTCCAAATTGGCGTGCCCGTGAAGCAGGGGTTCAACGAGTTCGTGAACGTGTCTCGGAATCCGTCCACCAACGAAGTGACCGTCACCGGATACTGCATCGACGTCTTCGAGGCCGTCATGCAAGCGCTGCCGTATGCTCTTCCCTATGAGTACGTACCCTACGACAACGTCGAGTCTTACGACAATTTCGTGTACCAGGTCTACGATAAG AAATTTGATGCCGTGGTGGGGGACGTGACGATCATATTCAACCGGTCATTGTACGTGGATTTCACTCTGCCGTACACCGAGTCCGGGGTGTCGATGATCGTGCCGGTGAAGGAGGACAAGAGCAAGAACATTTGGATCTTCTTGAAGCCATTGACCACCGATCTCTGGCTCGGAAGCctgtccttcttcttcttcaccgggTGTGTTGTGTGGGTGATCGAGCACCGGATCAACAAGCAGTTCCGGGGAACGCCGAGCCAGCAGCTTGGACTCATCTTCTACTTCGCCTTCTCCACCCTCGTCTTCGCCCACA GGGAGAAGCTGGAGAGCAATCTATCGAGGTTCGCGGTGATCATTTGGGTGTTTGTGGTGCTCATATTGACATCGAGCTACACGGCGAGCCTGACTTCGATGCTGACCGTGCAACAGCTCCAGCCAACGGTAACCGACGTGAACGAGCTGCTAAAGAATGGAGAATATATTGGGTACCAAGACGGATCGTTCGTGTTAGGGATGCTGAAGAGAATGAACTTCGGCGAGAACAAGCTCAGGACCTACACTGCAGTTGACCAGTATGCTCAGGCTTTGAGAAATGGGAGTGCTCATGGAGGGGTTGCAGCTATCTTTGATGAGATTCCCTACCTCAAGCTTTTCCTATCAGAACATGGCGCAGACTACACTATGGTTGGACCAACCTACAAGACTGACGGTTTTGGCTTC GTTTTTCCGAGAGATTCTCCTCTGGTGCCTGATGTCTCAAGGGCCGTCTTGAGTGTGACGGAAGGGGATATAATGACAGGGATCGAAAAGAAGTGGTTTGGAGATCAGTCAGCTTCCCCAAGCCAGAGCGATAGCGTCAGCTCCGCGAGTCTCAACTTccagagctttggaggcctgtTTCTCATCACTGGAGTTGTCTCGCTGCTTGCATTGTTGGTTTTCTTTGCCATGTTCCTCTACAAGAACTGGAAAGGAGCCACTACATCTGAGAGTTCCCTCTGGAGAAAAATAGTAGCGTTGGCCAAGTACTACGACAGCAAGGATCTCACTTCCCCTACTTTCAAGAAGAAAGATGAAGTCATTCCAAACAATGGGGAACTCAACCAAAACGGGCATGCTCAGGGCGCTGTAATCTTGCCTTATTTTGATGGTTCACAGAGTCCCATGAGCATCTCCAACCATTCCGACATAAACTTTGCCTCACCAGATGAAGGAATGTCCTCTATGGACCCGGGCAGTCCACGGATTAGATTTCCACGGGCCGAGGCATTTGAAGAGCTGTCTGAAATCAGGGTAGAGAGAGCTGTCTGA